In Sphingobacterium sp. R2, the genomic stretch ATTGGGACTGTACGCCTCGCAGATTGGACGACTGGTTTAGCTTGGGGAATATTTTGGACTTTAGCCAAATCATTCCTTATTGTAGGCATCCAAATGTGGATCCGATGGACATTACCGCGGTTACGTGCAGACCAGTTGATGAGTTTATGTTGGAAAGTATTGACACCGCTGGCTTTTCTGTGTATGGCCATCTCTGCCATTTGGCGAATTTTAGTTATAGCATAGGATATTATGATATTTAAAACGGCTTCGCATGCATTTCGTACGGCAATCAAAGGTTTATCTTTGACTGTCAAGCATCTATTTGGTGCACGACGATCAAGGACGGAATTGAATATCAAAAAAGACAACTATTTTGATCGGCAAGAAGGGATTGTAACAGTGCAGTATCCGCGTGAAAAAATGCCCATCCCCGATGTCGCCCGTTACCAATTGCAGGTTGATATCGACGACTGTATTGTATGTGATCTTTGCGCTAAAGCATGTCCTGTGGACTGTATCGAAATTGAAGCGATCAAATCACCGGAAGCAATCGGAAAGACTTCAGACGGCAGCGTCAAACGGTTATATCCCGCCAAATTCAATATTGACATGGCGAAGTGTATGTACTGTGGCTTATGCACGGTGGTGTGTCCGACGGAATGTATTACTATGACCAATGCATATGACCGCAGCTCGCAGAAGTTGACCGATCTGATTTACGGATTCTCGGATATGACTGACGAGCAGGTAGCTCAACGCAAAGCTGAATGGACACAGTTTCAAGCTGAAAAGGAGGCAGCAAAGCAAAAATAGAAAATGGAAAGTATTTTGTTCTACGCTTTCGCTATCCTAGCAATCGGTTCGGCTCTTTTACTGGTGAATCTTAAAAATATCGCTCGCGCCTTATTCCTGTTTTTTATTGTTCTCTTTGCAATGGCAGGATTATATTTATTTGCTTTAGCTGATTTTGTGGCGATTACACAAATTATGGTCTATGTCGGCGGGGTGCTTATTCTTATGTTGTTTGCCTTTATGCTATCCAATAAAGAGCTCTTAAAAGATCTTCAAGACAACAGTGGTTCGTTCTTAAGCATGCCTAAATGGCAAGCTATTCCAGTGGTGCTTGGTTTTCTGTTACTGATGCTTTATGGCATCTTTGAGTGGCAACAGGCTCCATCAACGTGGGTCATTCAGTCCATAGAAAATGGAAATAATATTACTTCGACTGATAACAATATTCATCAAATCGGATTACGTTTTATGACTTTTTACGTATTGCCTTTTGAAATTATATCGATATTTCTGATGATGGCTTTAATTGGAGCTTCTCATTTATCCAGAAAGGAGCGTACAATATGATTACGCTGACCCATTTCTTGGTGGTGAGTGCGTGTATCTTTAGCATTGGACTCTACACCGTTCTTTCCAAAAAAAATGCGATTATGATTTTGGTTGGTATTGAATTAATGATCAATGCAGCTATCCTGAATTTTGTTGCCTTTGGGAAATATGATAAAGTGAGTTATGGCGGACAAATTTTTGCGTTGTTTGCTATCGTACTTGCAGCAGCAGCTGTAGCCGTTGGATTGGCTATTGTATTAAATGTTTATAGACATTACAACACCATTAATCCGGATGAGGTAAACCAATTAAAAGACAAATAAACATTGGATCAAGTTGTTCACATATCGCCCGTTTTGACCGCGTTAATCACCGTATTATCCCCATTAGCAGCGTTTTTATATCAATCTTTATTAGGCAAACGTGACCAGTCCGGTATGGTCTCCCTGCTAGCCATTATTCTCAGTTTTACCGGTGGTGCGCTCACCTTGTTTACCATCTGGAATAATGCCCCCGTAACCATTCAGGCTGATTGGTTCACTATTGGCGAAACCTCATTTAAAGTTGGTATCCTGTTAAATAATTTAAGCGCCTTAATGCTTTTTTTGGTACCTACTGTAGCGTTGCCCGTGCATATTTATTCCCGTGCATATATGAAAGGCGATCCCGGCATTCATCGCTATTGGATGTATCTAAGCCTGTTCTGTTTTGCCATGTTGGGGTTGGTCATTATGGACAATCTTTTGCTAATGTATGTCTTTTGGGAATTGGTTGGGTTTGCGTCCTATCTCCTTATCGGATTTTGGTTTACGCGCGAAACTGCTGTACAAGCCAATAAAAAGGCATTTTTGGTGAATCGCATCGGTGACCTCGGCTTTCTAATTGGCCTTGCGATCGTATTTACGCAGTTCAAGACACTTAATTTGGTTGATTTATTTGGTGATAATGGACTGATCTATCAATCCACAATCGTCGATGGACTATGGGTATCTCCAGTCAATAGTTTACCTCAGATCTGGTTTACCTTAGGAGGAGTAGCCTTTTTCTTGGCTGCTATGGCCAAATCAGCGCAATTTCCATTACATGTATGGCTTCCGGATGCCATGGAAGGTCCTACATCCGTATCGTCCTTGATCCATGCGGCAACAATGGTCGCAGCGGGCGTATTCCTATTGGCTACCGTATTTCCATTATTCAGCGAATCGGCATTACTATTTATCGCCATTATCGGCACCATTACGGCAGCTTCGGCAGCATACTTCGCCTTGGGCCAATACGACATCAAGCGTATTCTTGCCTTTTCGACTATATCGCAATTGGGCTTTATGATGGTTGGGATAGGTATTGGAACATGGGATGCTGCTTTGTTTCATCTCACGACGCATGCTTTCTTTAAGTGCCTTCTATTTCTTTCGGCCGGCGCAATTATTCATGAAATGGCCCACCTGAAAACACATAGCCACCTAGACTTTGATCCGCAGGATTTACGGAACATGGGTGGATTACGTCACTACATGCCCAAGACCTTTGTGCTGATGAGTATTGCTTCACTAGCACTGGCCGGCTTCCCACTGACGTCAGGTTTTCTATCCAAAGACAGTATTGTTATATCTTCATTTGAATGGGCACTTTCAAAAGGTAGCGTATATCTTCTCATCCCTATTAGTTTGATTATAGTAAGTATCTTAACTGCATTCTACATCGGCCGTTTGATATTTAAAGCTTTTTTTGGGGAGTTTAGGCTTACTAAACAGCTACATGACAAATTACATGATCATCCGTTACATGAAGCGCCAAAAACCATGTTGATGCCCATGTTTGTTTTGGGTGTATTCTGCTTATTTCCACTATTTTCGTTCAATCCATTTTCGTACCACGATTCTTGGTTGATGGACGGACTCTTATTGGATGAATATGTCTTTGCTCCAAGCCACATTGCCCACCTGATTATTCCCGCGATCCTGCTCATTGGTTCTATCATTGCCTGGATTATCGGATGGAAATGGTATGTACAGAATAGATACCCATTCAGCCCGGTCAATCCGGCACTGAAGGTTTCTTTAAATCAGGGATATATCAATCAGTTTTACGATGTTGTATTTGTTAAGGGTACATTAAAATTGGCTCAATTCTGTTATTGGTTTGACCGACATGTTGTTGATGCTTTTGTTTCTTTGATTCAGTCAATCGTGCTATCGATCTCACAATTAAGTGTTTGGATAGACAAATATATTATAGACGGCTTAGTTAATACGGTTGCTTCAGTAACCTATTGGGCCGGCCATCAAGTCCGCCTAGTGCAGAACGGGAAAATGCAGACCGCTTTGTACTCCGTCTTTTTAATAGTTTTATTTGGTTTAATTTATCTTTTATTCTTTTAGGAAATGCCTATTTTATCCTTATTGATATTTTTACCGCTATTGGCTACGGCGCTTATTCTTGCCTTGCCAACACGATATAAATCGAGTTACAAATATATTGCGTTAGCAATTACCGCAATACAATTTGTACTGGCTGGATTGTGTTACGCACATTTTGATGCAAGCAAAACGGGTATTCAAGATCTGGGAGGCTATCAATTTGTTGAACAGCTTCCATGGATTCGCTTAGATTTAGGATCAATAGGTAAACTAGAAATTGATTATCTTATTGGTATTGATGGGATATCGATGCCCTTATTATTGCTGAGCGCTTTTGTAATGTTGATGGCTATTGGAGCCTCCTGGAATATACAGAAGAGTCCAAAAGGATACTTTGCGTTACTCATGGTGCTTAATATGGCTGTTATGGGGATTTTCTGTGCACTTGATTTCTTCCTGTTCTACCTTTTCTATGAAGTGATGTTACTTCCACTATATTTCCTGATCGGTATCTGGGGTGGTGCAAGACGCGAATACGCAGCCATCAAGTTCTTTTTATACACCCTATTTGGTTCTGTATTTATGCTGTTGATCATCGTAGGACTATACTTTTCAGTCATTAACCCGATGACTGGAGCGCATACGTTCAATATGATCCATATGATGAACCCTCAGAATTACCTTGAAGGATCTATTTTTGAGTGGGGTGGTTATCAGGAAATCTTGGGTGTTTCGTCCAGGCTGGTTGGCTTCATTGTCCTCTTTTTTGCCTTTGCCATTAAAGTGCCTATCGTGCCATTGCATACCTGGTTACCCGATGCCCACGTCGAAGCGCCGACTCCAGTATCTATTATTTTAGCAGGTATTCTTCTGAAAATTGGAGGTTACGGTATCATCCGTATCTGTTATAGCATCTTTCCCGACATGGCCGCCTTATCCAATTGGTGGCTTGGACTAATAGGCGTTGTTTCCATTATCTATGGAGCATTAAACGCCTTATCACAAAAAGACCTCAAACGAATGATTGCGTATTCATCCGTTTCCCACATGGGCTTTGTTTTATTAGGTATTGCCTCATTGACTGCAGAAGGAATTTCTGGAGCGATGTTTCAGATGATCTCCCATGGGTTTTTATCCGCTGCACTCTTCTTTCTAGTCGGTGTAGTTTATGACCGTGTGCATGACAGAAATATCTATAGTTTTCGAGGTTTAGCGCAAATTATGCCCAAATATACGGGGTATGTTGCTGTTGCATTTTTTGCTTCCTTAGGTTTACCTGGCTTTTCAGCTTTTATTGGTGAAGCATTTGTCATTATCGGTTCATTCAACTCTGAAAGTGCTGGTACGGGTTTGCCACGTTGGATGGCGCTGGCTGGTTCTGTAGGAATCTTATTGAGCGCAGCCTACCTACTTTGGACATTGCAGCGCATGTTTTTTGGGCAGATCCGTTTAAAGGGCGGTGAATCTTGGAGCAATGCACTGACAGATGTCAATTCGCGCGAGCAGGCGATCTTATTTCCAACGTTAGCATTGGCCTTATTACTTGGTATTATGCCTGCTTTAATCTTTAACAATTTAAACGCAAGTGTTCTGAATCTTGTGAGCTTTATTCAACAATTCATCTAACCCCACATGCTTGCTTTCAGTCCATATATCAGTTCATTCCTCGATCAGATTATCGTCAGTATACCGTATTTTAAACCCGAACTGACACTGATCCTCACTTTTATTGGTACTATTCTCGCTAGTCTTTTTGCTGACAAGCACTGGAAGCATACGTCTTTTATGCTTACAATTATCGGATTATTGTTGAGTGGCTGTTATCTCATTGGGCAAGGACTCAGTAAAGTAGAGATGGCTGGCTTTTTTGATATGATCCACGTTGATGCCTTTGCTACCTCTTCACGATCGATTATCCTGTTGTCGACACTCCTTGTTTGTATCTTTATTCAACAAGGACATGGGAGACATGGCCGACCACTAGGAGATCTATATGCTGTTTTACTGACGGCGACGTTGGGACTGAACCTATTGACCATGTCGAGCAACTGGCTGATGATTTTTATAGCCGTTGAAACCGTTTCCATTAGTTCCTATATCATGGTGGGGTACTTTTCAGCTACTAAAGTTCAGTCGGAGGCAGCTTTAAAATATGTACTCTTTGGATCGATTTGCGCGGCAGTGATGCTTTACGGTTTATCTTTACTCTACGGTTTCACGGGGAACTTGAATTTTGATTCCCAGAGTCACATTGCAGGCCTTATGGAAGCACCAAAGGTCATGATCAGCATTGCGCTATTATTTTTATTGACGGGCATTGGCTTTAAATTGAGTTTTTTCCCTTTTCATGTCTGGAGTCCAGATGTTTATCAAGGTGCTCCCACAGTGATTACCACGTATCTGGCTACGGTACCAAAAATTGCAGTCGTCGTTCTGTTATCCAAGCTCCTCTCCGCATGGCTAAATGTCTCCTTTTACTTTAGCGATTTCCTAACGTATGTAATTATTGGGGTTGCCATTGCAACCATGTTGATTGGTAATTTAGCGGCTTTACGTCAACAGGATGCCAAACGGATGATGGCCTATTCGTCCATTGGACACACGGGAATACTCCTGATGGCTGTATTGGTTTACCAAAATAATGAGTCAAATGTATTGCTATTCTATCTTTCCATCTATGCATTGATGAATATTGCTGTATTTATTTTTATTGACGCTTTGGAAGGCAGTCTGGGGAGTACATCCATCGATTCCTATCGTGGCTTAGGAAAGCAGTTTCCTCTTTTGTTTACTTCATTTTCAATTGTTCTAATCGCTTTAGTGGGGCTCCCTCCCACCGCGGGATTTGTCGGGAAGCTGTTAGTCTTTTCCAAAGTGTTCGAACAGTATCAAAACTTTCAATCGTTCGGTTTATTGGCATTGCTTATTGTCGGCGCACTGACCTCAGTTATCTCTTTATTTTACTATTTTAAAATTCCACTGAACGCATTTCTTAGGGACAATACCGTATCTTCAACAATAAAAGTCAATGCTGTACTTTTATGTATTGGTATCCTATGTACCTTAGCAGTGTTGTGTTTAGGAATTTTTCCGGATCTTTTGCTTTCGGCCTTTTAGAAAAACAGAAAAACTCCTATTATTCTTAACAAAGATACCATCCTATTCAATCACTACATGTGCCGGTTGAATAGTAAAGATAAACTCCATAATATATTTTATATTTCCTCAATAAAAGTATTATCTATGGTTGAGGAGAGACCGATAAATTGTTTTTTAAGCAAAGCGCAATTAAATTGCATATAAAAAGCAATTTATCTAAGTTTGTACCATGATTAGTGCAATAGCAAATCCAATATTTCAACGTGCTATCCAGGATTACCACGTATACGACCAGATTGATCATCCAATCCAAAATCCGTACGAAAAGCAATCCCTGGAGCATCTTCTCTATTTAAAGTGCTGGATTGACACCGTACAATGGCATATGGAAG encodes the following:
- a CDS encoding 4Fe-4S binding protein, encoding MIFKTASHAFRTAIKGLSLTVKHLFGARRSRTELNIKKDNYFDRQEGIVTVQYPREKMPIPDVARYQLQVDIDDCIVCDLCAKACPVDCIEIEAIKSPEAIGKTSDGSVKRLYPAKFNIDMAKCMYCGLCTVVCPTECITMTNAYDRSSQKLTDLIYGFSDMTDEQVAQRKAEWTQFQAEKEAAKQK
- a CDS encoding NADH-quinone oxidoreductase subunit J, encoding MESILFYAFAILAIGSALLLVNLKNIARALFLFFIVLFAMAGLYLFALADFVAITQIMVYVGGVLILMLFAFMLSNKELLKDLQDNSGSFLSMPKWQAIPVVLGFLLLMLYGIFEWQQAPSTWVIQSIENGNNITSTDNNIHQIGLRFMTFYVLPFEIISIFLMMALIGASHLSRKERTI
- the nuoK gene encoding NADH-quinone oxidoreductase subunit NuoK, producing MITLTHFLVVSACIFSIGLYTVLSKKNAIMILVGIELMINAAILNFVAFGKYDKVSYGGQIFALFAIVLAAAAVAVGLAIVLNVYRHYNTINPDEVNQLKDK
- a CDS encoding NADH-quinone oxidoreductase subunit L, whose amino-acid sequence is MDQVVHISPVLTALITVLSPLAAFLYQSLLGKRDQSGMVSLLAIILSFTGGALTLFTIWNNAPVTIQADWFTIGETSFKVGILLNNLSALMLFLVPTVALPVHIYSRAYMKGDPGIHRYWMYLSLFCFAMLGLVIMDNLLLMYVFWELVGFASYLLIGFWFTRETAVQANKKAFLVNRIGDLGFLIGLAIVFTQFKTLNLVDLFGDNGLIYQSTIVDGLWVSPVNSLPQIWFTLGGVAFFLAAMAKSAQFPLHVWLPDAMEGPTSVSSLIHAATMVAAGVFLLATVFPLFSESALLFIAIIGTITAASAAYFALGQYDIKRILAFSTISQLGFMMVGIGIGTWDAALFHLTTHAFFKCLLFLSAGAIIHEMAHLKTHSHLDFDPQDLRNMGGLRHYMPKTFVLMSIASLALAGFPLTSGFLSKDSIVISSFEWALSKGSVYLLIPISLIIVSILTAFYIGRLIFKAFFGEFRLTKQLHDKLHDHPLHEAPKTMLMPMFVLGVFCLFPLFSFNPFSYHDSWLMDGLLLDEYVFAPSHIAHLIIPAILLIGSIIAWIIGWKWYVQNRYPFSPVNPALKVSLNQGYINQFYDVVFVKGTLKLAQFCYWFDRHVVDAFVSLIQSIVLSISQLSVWIDKYIIDGLVNTVASVTYWAGHQVRLVQNGKMQTALYSVFLIVLFGLIYLLFF
- a CDS encoding NuoM family protein, with translation MPILSLLIFLPLLATALILALPTRYKSSYKYIALAITAIQFVLAGLCYAHFDASKTGIQDLGGYQFVEQLPWIRLDLGSIGKLEIDYLIGIDGISMPLLLLSAFVMLMAIGASWNIQKSPKGYFALLMVLNMAVMGIFCALDFFLFYLFYEVMLLPLYFLIGIWGGARREYAAIKFFLYTLFGSVFMLLIIVGLYFSVINPMTGAHTFNMIHMMNPQNYLEGSIFEWGGYQEILGVSSRLVGFIVLFFAFAIKVPIVPLHTWLPDAHVEAPTPVSIILAGILLKIGGYGIIRICYSIFPDMAALSNWWLGLIGVVSIIYGALNALSQKDLKRMIAYSSVSHMGFVLLGIASLTAEGISGAMFQMISHGFLSAALFFLVGVVYDRVHDRNIYSFRGLAQIMPKYTGYVAVAFFASLGLPGFSAFIGEAFVIIGSFNSESAGTGLPRWMALAGSVGILLSAAYLLWTLQRMFFGQIRLKGGESWSNALTDVNSREQAILFPTLALALLLGIMPALIFNNLNASVLNLVSFIQQFI
- a CDS encoding NADH-quinone oxidoreductase subunit N; amino-acid sequence: MLAFSPYISSFLDQIIVSIPYFKPELTLILTFIGTILASLFADKHWKHTSFMLTIIGLLLSGCYLIGQGLSKVEMAGFFDMIHVDAFATSSRSIILLSTLLVCIFIQQGHGRHGRPLGDLYAVLLTATLGLNLLTMSSNWLMIFIAVETVSISSYIMVGYFSATKVQSEAALKYVLFGSICAAVMLYGLSLLYGFTGNLNFDSQSHIAGLMEAPKVMISIALLFLLTGIGFKLSFFPFHVWSPDVYQGAPTVITTYLATVPKIAVVVLLSKLLSAWLNVSFYFSDFLTYVIIGVAIATMLIGNLAALRQQDAKRMMAYSSIGHTGILLMAVLVYQNNESNVLLFYLSIYALMNIAVFIFIDALEGSLGSTSIDSYRGLGKQFPLLFTSFSIVLIALVGLPPTAGFVGKLLVFSKVFEQYQNFQSFGLLALLIVGALTSVISLFYYFKIPLNAFLRDNTVSSTIKVNAVLLCIGILCTLAVLCLGIFPDLLLSAF